Genomic segment of Meles meles chromosome 17, mMelMel3.1 paternal haplotype, whole genome shotgun sequence:
TCCCAGCTGCCGGCCGGGCTCCGGAACACCGAGCTGTCGTCCCTGGAGAGCGAGGACGCCGAGCTGCCCCCGCGCgccgggcggtcggggcgcccgcAGACCCCGCGCCAGGCGCGGGCGCGGAACGAGCGGTCCAGCAGCAGGTAGATGAGCGGGTTGGCGCAGCTGTTGACGAAGGCCAGGCAGGTGGCGATGCTGAGGCCCCAGCGCAGCGCCAGCAGCAGGCCGCAGGGCAGCGGCAGCGCCCCCAGGCGCGCCAGATGGAAGACGGCCCGCAGGGCGCCGAAGGGCAGCCAGGAGCCCACGAACGCGCCCTCGACGGCGAAGATGATGCGCAGCGAGTTCCTCCGGGCCCGGCCCAGGTGCGGCGGCCGGCGCAGGCGGCGTGAGATGAGGCAGTAGCAGGCCAGGCTGACGCCCAGGGGCAGCGCGCAggtgagcagcagcagcagcaggctcAGCGCCTGGAAGGCGTCGGAGGGCTCCTCCCCGCACTGGCTGCCCGGGCCGCCGCGGAGGGGCTGCAGCTCGCGGTAGGCCAGGGAGGGCAGGCCGGCCAGGAGCGCCGTGGCCCAGACGCCACAGCAGGCGGTCAGCGCGCAGCGCGGGGTGCGCAGCGGCCGCGCGTCGAGCAGCTTCACCACCGCCAGGTAGCGGTCCACGCTGAGCCCCGCCAGCAGCAGCGCGCCTGCGCAGCGCGTGCAGGCCAGCGCGAAGCCGCTGAGCTTGCACAGGCCCTCGCCGAAGGGCCAGCGGCCGCCGCGCGCCGTCGCCACCGCCCACAGCGGCAGCGTGAGCACGAGGCCCAGGTCGGCGGCGGCCAGGTGCAGCACGAAGGTGTCCACGAGCCGCCGCGGGCCACGCCGCCCGGCCAGCAGCCACACCACGAAGGAGTTGCCCAGCAGGCCCACCACGAAGGCCGCCAGGTAGAGCACGGGCACGTAGGCGTAGCTGTAGGGCAGGTCCCGGAACCGGCACGGCTCCAGGTCCTCCAGGTCGCCCGACCCCGAGTAGTCCCAGGACGGCGTCCCCGGGCTGGAGATCCAGGGCTCGGTGAACGGCATAGCGGGGAGGACCGCTAGGCCCGTGGGGGATGCAGCCTGGGTGTGGGCGGCGGCAGCTCTGAGCgagaggttgtgtgtgtgtgtgtggggggggggggggttgttctTCACGGCCGGTGCCCAGCACCTCCCTTCCTGCCACCCAGACCGAGGCAGGTGGGTGGGCAGGaaggtgagggaggaggggggggggcgtgggaggggcaggctcctggGTAGAGGCCTACGATTTGGGGCTGCCCCCAGGGGAAGTGCAGGGAACCCGGCAGAGGAGACTTCGAGAGGGTTCTTGGAGGAAAGGTCCCTCCCAGTGGGAGCCCTCTGGTCTGACGTCAGCTTGCAAGAGTTGGCGGGTGCCGGAGAGCCCTCATCTGTTTTCATCTCCCACTTCGTTCCCGTCGGTGCTCGGCTCTGTGGTTTCCTCTAGTTTTATTAGAGGTGAGGGGCTAGAACCCCGGCTGACGGTTTTGTAAGGGGGCGGCGTTGCGGCAGTCTGCTGCGGGTTCATGTGTTCTCTAGGAAAAAGGGGTTCTGGTGTCTGGTGCACAATGGGGTCGGGGTGAAGGGAGGCCTCCACTTGGGAGCCCACCTCCTAATCAGGAATTGGCCACCAGAGCTCTCCAGCTGTTTTTAGCCTCCTGAGGCACCAGGCTAAATGTCCTAACTCAAAGAGTGGCTTTTTCCGACCAAATCAGCTCCTTATGGAGCCACACGGGAAGGTTTTAAGCTAGAAAGGAAGAGGTatccagacagaaaaggagaGGGGCCTGGGATTTAATCCCAGCCCTTGTTTATCTGTATCTGCCGTCATCTGGTCAAATCTCCCTATTAAGCCAAACACAGATGTAAATTTAGGACAAAAGATGACTCAAGATGGTACCTAATGTAGCAGCAGATTAGGACTCAGAAGTTTATAGGAGGGTGAGAGCCCTCATGGTCGGAGTCAGGGGAGGACTGATGAAAGGGTGGGAATGACGCCTGACCTTGAAGGGGGTGGTGGCCCCCCAGGAGGAGAAAATGGGAGGTGAAGGAAAGCTTGCCCTTTCTGCAGGAGGTATCCTTTCTTCTCGCATTCggtaggttgccttttcgttGTGTCGAtggtttccattgctgtgcaaaagccttttagTTTGGTGTGCTGTTTCTTCAGCAAGGATTCTGGGCAACTCTAGTTAGGtccagatcctttttttttttttttaatttttaaaaaatgttacatatTAAAGTACTGAcgtacaatattatattagtttcaggtgtattaaatagggatttgacaattctacacattacgcAGTGCTTACCACTGTTAAGTGTAGTTGCCGTCTGCATGATACTGGGCAATGTTGCTACAGTATTACTATATtccttattttatagctggaagttggTCCCTCTTAATCCCCTACACCTATTTTGCCCACCCTCCAActctcctcctctctggcaactaccaggtctctgtatttatgactctatttttgttgtttatttgttcattttttttaggtttttatttttttttaaagattttatttatgtatttgacagacagagatcacaagtaggcagagaggcggcggTGGGGGCTGGTGtgtggaagcaggctccgtgctgagcagagagccctatgaggggctcaatcccaggaccttgagatcatgacttgagctgaaggcagaggctcaacccactgaaccacccaggtgccccatttttaggttttatgtatatgagtgaaatcaaatggcatttgcctttttctgaaaatttcattTGGCAGGATCTTGGTTCTTTTATATGActgattaatatttcatttcatatatatatagttagagCATATATAGAATATGTAGAGAACACATAGACACACCACATTTCCTTTGTCTGTTTGTCTATCAGTGAACACAGGTTGTGTCCATATctcggctattgtaaataatgatgtaatgggggcacctgcgtggcacagtcagttaagcgtctgccttcggctaaggtcatgacccca
This window contains:
- the GPR25 gene encoding probable G-protein coupled receptor 25; this encodes MPFTEPWISSPGTPSWDYSGSGDLEDLEPCRFRDLPYSYAYVPVLYLAAFVVGLLGNSFVVWLLAGRRGPRRLVDTFVLHLAAADLGLVLTLPLWAVATARGGRWPFGEGLCKLSGFALACTRCAGALLLAGLSVDRYLAVVKLLDARPLRTPRCALTACCGVWATALLAGLPSLAYRELQPLRGGPGSQCGEEPSDAFQALSLLLLLLTCALPLGVSLACYCLISRRLRRPPHLGRARRNSLRIIFAVEGAFVGSWLPFGALRAVFHLARLGALPLPCGLLLALRWGLSIATCLAFVNSCANPLIYLLLDRSFRARAWRGVCGRPDRPARGGSSASSLSRDDSSVFRSPAGSWERARTANAGPALL